The genomic DNA AGTCAAATAATGCTATCATTTTCCTTACTGTCATAAATCACACACATTGGACATGAAATCTGACCTGTTGGAATAACATGAAATGCAGTGGAGAGGCCAGAGAAAGCTCATCTTGTGACTTTACAGTAATTACACTGATGTCTCACAACTGGCGGTGATGGTGGTAATGATTTATGGATGttcaaaaaaaattatatctCGCTTTCTTTGAACTAAcatctttgttttccttttttttcacagactTGGGAGAACTTCAGAGCCCTGACATCTATGCTGATACATATAGAACCTGACCTGGATGTGGAGCAGGCAGAGACCAACTTTGGCTGGAACAACCTAGAACCGTATCTCTATTTTatcctgtctgttttctttgtcattttctCCTTTCCTGTAGCTGACAAGCACTGGATCCCCTGTTCTGAGCTCTCCACTGTGGCCATCTTCTTTACTGCTGTCAGCTACAAGAGCCTCAGCCCCATCGCTGCAACATATGCACGCCGAGCAATGGTCATAGAGGTCAGCAGGCGCACAACAAAGGCATTACATATGTGATTAAATGAATCACAGTTCTGCATGTTGTAGCCTATTAACTACAACTCACGGAGTATAACAATCTTACACAGCATAAAGCAGGTTTGTAGAAATGTTTGACAGGAATGTTACATGATCTGTATAGGATGAGCTAAAACATGCAGAAATGTGGtcctttttaatgctttttaatCTGACAGACATACATTACAATTAAAACAGATCCCTTAAAGTTTAGCAAAAAAATtactatgtatttatgtatcttatttatttttttatccaggTTGCATCATCTCTGTGTTGTCTGACCCAGTTGCTGCCAGAGAACATGACAGTGATTCGTTTCCTGGGGCACACCTTTGCCACACTGCCACTGGGGGAGTCAGTGGTGCTGAAACTCAGTCTGCCCTGTCTGCTTTATGTTTATCTGTTCTATCTGTTCTTCAGGTGAGCATGGGCATTTGGGCTATTGGATGTGATGTTGAACACCAGTTAAgtataacattttaatatatatgcatttattttatttcctcttctttctttcaccTTCAGCATGGCCAGGGTGCGTGGTTTCAGAGGGACTTACTGCTTTCTGGTTCCATACCTTGTGTGCTTCATGTGGTGTGAGTTCTCTGTGGTGCTCCTGCAGAGTTCCTCTGCTGTGGGTCTAATGCGCACCTGTGTGGCCTACTTTCTCTTCCTGTTTGCCCTGCCTGTTCTGGCTTTTGGCCTTGCCACCATGCTCTTGATCCAGCTCTTTAAGTGGTTCCTCGAGCTGGAACTGACAAAGGTGATTGTGACCCTGGTAGTCTGTGCGATCCCCGTCACCCTGCGGCTGTGGACACGGTTCAGCATGTCTATTCTGGATGTCTTCCGCTCACTGACCCACCGCGGCCCAGTCAAACTCATCTTACTCTGCATCTCCATGGTGATCTTATTCTTCTCTATCTATGTGTACCATGCAGAGGGACAGAAAGTGTACAATTCCACCCTGACTTGGAGACAGTACAGCCAGGCGTGCGGGCCCCCTGCCTGGGAAACTAAAGGCATGGCCCAGACACAGCTCTTCTGCAGCCACCTGCATGGACACAGAATCACCTGGACTGGGCGTTTCAAGCATGTCCGTGTGGCCGAAACAGAAAACGGGGCACAGTCGGTTATTAACATGTTGCCGGTGTTCATGGGAGACTGGCTGCGCTGCCTGTATGGAGAGACGTATCCCAAATGTGAGCCAAAGAATACTACAGTCGCAAACCTAACAGCTGCCAATTTGGCAGCTGGTTCTGCATCGGCTACACTTGTACTGCCCATACTTCTCCAAATGCAAGAAGAGGAAGAGTTGTGTCAGATCAAGGCTCTGGCCAAACACACCTGCCATATCAAGCGCTTTGACAGCCACTTCTTTGAGGTGACAGTAGGGATGTTACGAGATGGAGGTGTAGAGGATCCAGCCTGGGATATAGTCCTAATTGCCAGCCATGAGTTCAGGCAAGTTCTGCTTAACCTTAATCCCGGTGATATGGTGGAGTTTAGTACCAAGCTGGAGGGCCGCCTAGGAGCCAGGGCTCCAGCCTTTGAGTTAAAGGCGATCCACTGTCTGGACTGTGTTTCGTCACAGCTGACTGGAGGCAGGCAGGtgaagatagagagagactggagacGCACTACAATGAGAGCCCTGAAGTTTGCAtttgattttttcttttctccctttctgtcaGCAAAAATCACCACCTGAGAAGAAAGGCAGCAAGACAGTGAAGCTGAAGTAATAAGAACTCACTTTAATCTCTTCACGAAGCCATGCTGTCTTTATCTTGTGATATGATCACGTTACTATTGTAACTTATGATGTTGTTTACAATTTGATTTAACATGGATCTACAGCTCATGTTTTATGtagtgacatttttaacaaggtgATAGCATCgaaattatttaatattttaagtacTTCTGTCAGTGCATGACTTTacaaaacatttgtaaaatgtaCCTCTAAAGCAGTTCAAGAATGGTCAGATACCAATTTTAGCTTGAGACTTATTGTACCAATCACTTGAGTTTTTCTAATCCCGCTAAgccaagagacaaaaaaaatattcaccTAATTGTGTCCAGGGTACCGAAG from Sander vitreus isolate 19-12246 chromosome 2, sanVit1, whole genome shotgun sequence includes the following:
- the wfs1a gene encoding wolframin, producing the protein MENDFPSSPKAVNTQGSCPAVDGPSLPSTTQNPPSLISAPSHPAKSPTSTETTTEPRKVSNSSQTSAHTISKLMDTPPSVKGSKPLSPAAPSKPTSTEPSSPPPNKTPLVTSPNCSTPQIPQMSSLPKLKSDSFTSDYLACNTPTDSPTTSSISASTVAPTTSSSVPMKRTFASMAKRVIIQERLRKAEEDPNDEENDEEPEEDLSLEQIEEKAKAGDARAQTRLGQHYLILAEEKDTELNNRLAVNWLIKAAKQGRNGAARALQRCWMQKKGITPENEADMRKLSTESKFELAVRKAAMMMYWKLNPERKKKVAVAEMLENVSQVNAMPAGSTASRIPGPTSGQTQKVLESMVSSESTQLVDLDDFVEMTKKYAQGIVPSAPHTGSQVTVKTKSSTADNRSGEAELVPSGYKKAFKRSWSFGRRGMMLDTRQNGAIKKAMDMKSRLMILQYPLHGIVEMKEHLVDWASRAGVQWLSTVIPTQHVNALIFFFIISNLTVDLFAFVIPLLVFYLSFISMIICTLRVLQSSKTWENFRALTSMLIHIEPDLDVEQAETNFGWNNLEPYLYFILSVFFVIFSFPVADKHWIPCSELSTVAIFFTAVSYKSLSPIAATYARRAMVIEVASSLCCLTQLLPENMTVIRFLGHTFATLPLGESVVLKLSLPCLLYVYLFYLFFSMARVRGFRGTYCFLVPYLVCFMWCEFSVVLLQSSSAVGLMRTCVAYFLFLFALPVLAFGLATMLLIQLFKWFLELELTKVIVTLVVCAIPVTLRLWTRFSMSILDVFRSLTHRGPVKLILLCISMVILFFSIYVYHAEGQKVYNSTLTWRQYSQACGPPAWETKGMAQTQLFCSHLHGHRITWTGRFKHVRVAETENGAQSVINMLPVFMGDWLRCLYGETYPKCEPKNTTVANLTAANLAAGSASATLVLPILLQMQEEEELCQIKALAKHTCHIKRFDSHFFEVTVGMLRDGGVEDPAWDIVLIASHEFRQVLLNLNPGDMVEFSTKLEGRLGARAPAFELKAIHCLDCVSSQLTGGRQVKIERDWRRTTMRALKFAFDFFFSPFLSAKITT